ACCAAGGGCGCGATGATCGCGCTGGTCAAGTCGCTGTGCGTGGAGGCGGCGCCCGGCATCACCGTCAACTGCGTGGCGCCGGGGTGGGTGGACACCGAGATGTGCTGGCCGGCGTTCGCCGACGGCGGCCGGGAGCGGATCGAGGCGGGCATCCCGCTGCGGCGGGTGGCCAGCCCCGACGACGTCGCCGGCCCGGTGGCGTTCCTGTGCAGCGACCTGGCGCGCCACATCACCGGCGAGGTGCTGAACGTGAATGGCGGCAGCGTCCTGTGCGGGTAGCATGATCCACCTGCTCTTCACCGGCGGCACCATCTCCATGCAGCGGGATGCCCGGGCCGGCGGCAACGTGCCGGCGCACGATGGCGCCGCGCTGGTGGCGCTGGCGCCCGAGTTGCCGGCGGTGGCGCCGTTCACGGTGGAGGACTGGGGCCGCTACCCCGCCTGCCACATGGGCCCGGACACGCTGTGGGCGCTGCGCAGCCGGGTGGCGGCGGTGCAGGGCGGCGGCGCGGCGCGGGGGATCGTGGTGACCCACGGGACCGACACCCTCGAGGAGACGGCCTACCTGCTGGGCCGCACCCTCGACCCGGCGGTGCCGGTGGTGCTCACCGGCGCCATGCGCACCTCGAGCGAGGCCGGGTGGGACGGGCCCCGGAACCTCACCGACGCCGCGCGGGTGGCCGCCGACCCCGCCAGCCGCGGCCGCGGGGCGATGGTGGTGTTCGCCGGCAAGATCTTCGACGGCCGGACCGTGGCCAAGGTGCAGGCCACCGCGCTCGACGCCTTCGCGGCGCCGCACGGCGCGCCGATCGGCGTGGTGGCGGAGGGCCGGGTGACCTTCCACGCCGCCGCGGGCCCGCGCACCCCGCTCGCGCCGGCCGGGCTCTCGGCCCGGGTGGCGCTGGTGCCGCTCACCCTGGGCGACGACGGCGCGGTGCTCGACCTCCTCCGCCCCACCCACGACGGCGTGGTGCTCGGCGCCTTCGGCAGCGGCAACCTGCCGCCGGGGGCGCTGCCCGCGATCGAGCGGTGGATCGGGGAGGGGAAGCCGGTGGTGCTCGGCAGCCGCTGCCTGTTCGGCGAGGTGAGCCCGGCGTATGCCTTTCCGGGGGGCGGCGCCACGGTGGTGCGGCTGGGCGCGGTGCCCGCGGGTCCGCGCACCCTGGCCCAGGCGCGGCTGGAGCTCGCGCTGGCCCTCTCGGCCGGCGTGCCCTACGGCGCGGGGGCCTGACCATGCCGTTTCCCGCCCGGCTCGACATCCCCGAGGACGTGCTCGAGATCGCCCAGCTGCTGGAGCAGGGCGGCCATGAGGCGTGGTGCGTCGGCGGGGCGGTGCGCGACACCCTGCTGGGCGAGCCCAACTCCGACTTCGATATCGCCACCGCCGCCACCCCCGACGTGGTGCAGAAGCTCTTCCGCCACACGGTGCCGGTGGGGGAGCGGTTCGGGACCGTCGCGGTGAAGACCCGGCGGCGGTATCACGAGGTGACCACGTTCCGGAAGGACGTGCAGACCGACGGCCGCCACGCGGTGGTGGCGTACGGCGCCTCGCTCGACGAGGACCTGGCCCGGCGCGACTTCACCATCAACGCCATCGCCTACCATCCGCTGCGGCACGAGTGGCGCGACCCGTTTTACGGCGCGGTGGACCTGGCGGCCCGGCTGATCCGCGCCGTCGGCGACCCGGCGCAGCGGTTCCACGAGGACTACCTGCGGGTGCTGCGGGGGCTGCGGTTCGCGGCGCGGTTCGCGTTCGAGATCGAGCCGGAGACCTGGACGGCGCTGCTCGCCGCGGTGGTGGGTCTCGACCGGCTCTCGGCGGAGCGGGTGCGGGAGGAGTGGTTCAAGGGGCTGCGGACGGCGCGGTCGCTGCCGCAGCTGCTGGAGCTGTGGCTGGGCAGCGGGGCGGCGGCGGTGTGGCTGCCGGAGCTGCTCGACCACCCGCCCACCGCGCCGACGCCGGCGGTGTCGCCGAGCGGCTCGCCGCTGGTGCAGCGCCTGGTGACGGTGGGCCGGCTGCCGGACCGGGCGGCGGCGCTGGAGGGCTTCGGCGCGGCGGGCAACGCCGAGCTGCCGCGCGACCCGGTGCTGCTCACCACGCTGCTCTGCCTGGACCCGGTGGCGGTGCTGGTGCGGCTCAAGGCCTCGAACGCGGAGATCGCGCGGGCCACGGCCCTGGTCACCGGGCCGGTGGAGCCGGCGGGGAGCGGCATGGTCGAGGTGCGGCGGTGGATGGCGGCGGTGGGCGACGCGGCGGAGGACCTCTCGATGCTGTGGCGGCTGCGGCACGGGTCGGCGCCGCCGTGGGACGGGGCCATGCGGGGCATCCGGGAGCGGGGCGAGCCGCTCACCCGCAAGCAGCTGGCGATCACCGGGCTCGACCTGCGCGAGCTGGGGGTGCCCCCCGGCCCGGAGATGGGCGCCCTGCTCGACCGCCTGCTGTCGGTGGTGGTGGACGACCCGTCGCAGAACACCCGCGAGGCGCTGCTGGCGCGCGCGCGGGGGGCGCGATGAACGCGCTGGTCTTTGCGCTGGTGGCGGCGCTGGGCAACCTGGCCGGCGGCTGGGCGGTGGTGCGGCACGAGCGGAAGAGCCTCGTGGCCATCGAGATGGCGCTGGCCTTCGGGGCGGGGTTCATGCTCAGCGTGGCGCTGCTCGAGGTGGCGCCGGAGGCCATCGCCCGGGATCCGGGGGCGCCGCTCTACATTTTGCTCGGCTACCTCGCGGTGCACCTGGCGCAGCACGTGCTGGTGCCGCACTTCCACTTCGGCGAGGAGACCCACAGCATCAGCCCGCGGCAGGGGCTCACGGCGCTGGCGGGGCTGCTGCTGCATACGTTCTTTGACGGGGGTGGCCATCGCCAGCGGCTTCCTGGTCTCAGGCTCGCTCGGCCTGCTGCTCTTCCTGGCGGTGTTCCTGCACAAGCTGCCCGAGGGGGTGGCCATGGCGAGCGTGATGCTGGCGGGGGGCCAGAGCGCCGGCCGCGCGCTGGGCGCCTCGGCGCTGCTCGGCGTGGCCACGGTGGCCGGGGTGCTGCTCACCGAGGTGAGCGCGCCGCTGGTGGCCCACGGCCTGGCCATCTCGGCCGGCGTGACGCTGTACGTGGCCGCCTCCAACCTGGTGCCGGAGTTCCAGGCCCGGCGCGGCTGGGCCATGCCGGTGGCGTTCTTCGGCGGCACCGCGGCGTTCGTGCTCACCCGGCTGCTGGTCGAGGCGGGCGGCCACTAGGCCGCGCGGGGCGCCGATGTCCTCCTCCCTCTTCTCCCTGCCCGAGCCGCTGGCCGCGCGGATGCGCCCCGCCGCGCTGGAGGAGTGCGTGGGGCAGGAGGGACTCCTGGCCCCCGGGCGGGCCCTCGGCGACGCCATCCGCCGCGGCGACGTGGGCAGCTGCATCCTGTGGGGCCCCCCGGGCACCGGCAAGACCACGATTGCGCGGCTCATTGCGCGGCACACCGACCGGGAGTTCGTGGAGCTCTCCGCGGTGCTCGACGGGGTGCCGCGGGTCAAGGAGATCGTGCGCGAGGCGGAGCAGCGGCGGGTGCTGGGCCGCGGCACGGTACTCTTCTGCGACGAGATCCACCGCTTCAACCGGGCGCAGCAGGACGCCTTCCTGCCCCACGTGGAGCGGGGCACCGTGACGCTCATCGGCGCCACCACCGAGAACCCGAGCTTTGCGCTCAACGGCGCGCTGCTCTCCCGCTGCCAGGTGTACGTGCTGGCCGCGCTCACCCCCGCCGCGATCCGCGGGCTGCTGGAACGGGCCGCGACCGACCGCGACCGGGGTCTCGGCTACCTGGACCTGGTGGTGGAGGGCGCCGCCCTGGATCTGCTGGCCGAGCAGTCCGACGGCGATGCCCGCCGGGCGCTCACCGTGCTCGAGAACGCCGCCCGGCTGGTGGGGCCGCGGGGCACGCTGACCGCGGAGCGGGTGGTCCAGGCGCTGGGCCGCCGGGTGCCGGCCTACGACAAGAGCGGCGAGGAGCACTTCAACCTGCTCTCCGCCTACCACAAGTCGCTGCGGGGCAGCGACCCGCAGGGCGCGCTGTACTGGATGGCGCGGATGCTGGAGGGCGGGGAAGACCCGATGACCCTGTTCCGCCGGGCGATCGCCATGGCGGCGGAGGACATCGGGCTGGCCGACCCCGAGGCGCTCAAGCTGGCGGTGGCGGCGCGCGAGGCCTACCACATGCTGGGCCCGCCGGAGGGGTACCTGCCGCTGGCGGAGATGACCATCTACCTGGCCACGGCGCCCAAGTCCAACCGCAGCATGCTGGCCCTCAAGGCCGCGCTGGAGGCGGCGCGGCGCACGCCGGCGGAGCCGGTGCCGCTCCACATCCGCAACGCACCGACCGGCCTGATGAAGGAGCTCGGCTACGGGGCGGGGTACCAGTACGCCCACGACGCGCCGACCGGCTACATCCCCCAGGACTACCTGCCCGAGAAGCTCAAGGGGAGCGCGTTCTACCAGCCGGGGGAGATGGGGTTCGAGAAGCGGATCAGGGAGAGGCTGGAGTGGTGGGGGAAGCAGAGGCCGGAGGGGTGAGCCGAGTTTCGGGAAGCGGGAAGCGACGGGGGAAAAGGGCAGTTCGCGGGGGGCGGAACGGCGGAACCGCCCAACCGCCGAACCCCCGAACCGCTCACGCCGCCTCCGTCTTCTCCTTCTGTTCCGGCCGCGGCCAGTGGATGTCGCGGGCGTTCTTCCAGGCGGCGAGGAGTTCGGCGTTGTCGCGCAGGCGCCGGCGCTCCATGACGTCGAGCTGGCGGAGCACCAGGATGATCTCCTTCGACAGCACCTGCAGGCGGGCGACGGCGCCGACGCGTTCGGTGCGGCTGGTGGACTGCCCGCCGACCAGCTCCTCGTAGCGGCTGAGGGCGGCGCCGAGTGCGTCGAGGGTGCCCTCGGTCATGCCGTAGGTCTCGAGCAGCGCCTTGTGGGTGGTGGCGGTCTCGAGCACCACGCGGGCCATGCTGAGGAAGCGGACCTGGCCGGCGTTGCCGGTGGGCGGCTCGAGGGTGAAGGCGGCCTCGGGCTGGCGCAGGGCGGCCACGGTGGCGATGCGGGCCAGGTCCCGGGTGTCGGTGATGATGGCGCGCCGCAGGTCGGCCTTGGTGTCCACGGCCAGCTCCACGGCGAGCCCGCTCCGCTGCTGCTGGTCGAGGAGGGTGCGCCCTTCGGCCACGAGGGTGGCGAGGGTCTGGACCGCGGCCTGGGCCGCGGGGGCGGGGTTGGGGTGGTCGAGCTGGAACTGGGCCACCCGGCCCCCCGCGTCGAAGACCAGCGCGAATGCGTACTTCATACCATCCATCCTTTCCTGTGTGTGGTGACCCGCCGTCGCTGGCGGGTTGCTGCCCTTTCCTGGGAGTGCGACGCCTGTGGGGGGCGCCGGTGGTGGCCCCGGCCCGGCGCCCACGCGCCGGCCGGTCCGGCGGTGCCTAACGCAGGCGGCGTGCCA
The Gemmatimonadota bacterium DNA segment above includes these coding regions:
- a CDS encoding asparaginase; amino-acid sequence: MIHLLFTGGTISMQRDARAGGNVPAHDGAALVALAPELPAVAPFTVEDWGRYPACHMGPDTLWALRSRVAAVQGGGAARGIVVTHGTDTLEETAYLLGRTLDPAVPVVLTGAMRTSSEAGWDGPRNLTDAARVAADPASRGRGAMVVFAGKIFDGRTVAKVQATALDAFAAPHGAPIGVVAEGRVTFHAAAGPRTPLAPAGLSARVALVPLTLGDDGAVLDLLRPTHDGVVLGAFGSGNLPPGALPAIERWIGEGKPVVLGSRCLFGEVSPAYAFPGGGATVVRLGAVPAGPRTLAQARLELALALSAGVPYGAGA
- a CDS encoding CCA tRNA nucleotidyltransferase — encoded protein: MPFPARLDIPEDVLEIAQLLEQGGHEAWCVGGAVRDTLLGEPNSDFDIATAATPDVVQKLFRHTVPVGERFGTVAVKTRRRYHEVTTFRKDVQTDGRHAVVAYGASLDEDLARRDFTINAIAYHPLRHEWRDPFYGAVDLAARLIRAVGDPAQRFHEDYLRVLRGLRFAARFAFEIEPETWTALLAAVVGLDRLSAERVREEWFKGLRTARSLPQLLELWLGSGAAAVWLPELLDHPPTAPTPAVSPSGSPLVQRLVTVGRLPDRAAALEGFGAAGNAELPRDPVLLTTLLCLDPVAVLVRLKASNAEIARATALVTGPVEPAGSGMVEVRRWMAAVGDAAEDLSMLWRLRHGSAPPWDGAMRGIRERGEPLTRKQLAITGLDLRELGVPPGPEMGALLDRLLSVVVDDPSQNTREALLARARGAR
- a CDS encoding ZIP family metal transporter is translated as MAIASGFLVSGSLGLLLFLAVFLHKLPEGVAMASVMLAGGQSAGRALGASALLGVATVAGVLLTEVSAPLVAHGLAISAGVTLYVAASNLVPEFQARRGWAMPVAFFGGTAAFVLTRLLVEAGGH
- a CDS encoding replication-associated recombination protein A is translated as MSSSLFSLPEPLAARMRPAALEECVGQEGLLAPGRALGDAIRRGDVGSCILWGPPGTGKTTIARLIARHTDREFVELSAVLDGVPRVKEIVREAEQRRVLGRGTVLFCDEIHRFNRAQQDAFLPHVERGTVTLIGATTENPSFALNGALLSRCQVYVLAALTPAAIRGLLERAATDRDRGLGYLDLVVEGAALDLLAEQSDGDARRALTVLENAARLVGPRGTLTAERVVQALGRRVPAYDKSGEEHFNLLSAYHKSLRGSDPQGALYWMARMLEGGEDPMTLFRRAIAMAAEDIGLADPEALKLAVAAREAYHMLGPPEGYLPLAEMTIYLATAPKSNRSMLALKAALEAARRTPAEPVPLHIRNAPTGLMKELGYGAGYQYAHDAPTGYIPQDYLPEKLKGSAFYQPGEMGFEKRIRERLEWWGKQRPEG